Proteins from a genomic interval of Quercus robur chromosome 9, dhQueRobu3.1, whole genome shotgun sequence:
- the LOC126698931 gene encoding uncharacterized protein LOC126698931, with protein sequence MTRTVALFTNKKSDFYDISYIITHTYFFNIAEWWSLYGSSTPNLQQLAIKILSLTCSTCGCEHNWSVFEQIHTKRRNRLAQKRLNDLVFVKYNQKMKARYNKRDVIDPISLDDIDESNEWLLGEMGAKPSMNVEDELVFDDGLT encoded by the exons ATGACTAGAACAGTGGCactttttacaaataaaaaatctgacttctatgatatatcatatatcattACTCATACTTATTTTTTCAACATAGCTGAATGGTGGAGTTTGTACGGGAGCTCAACTCCGAATTTGCAACAGTTAGCTATAAAAATCTTGAGCTTGACTTGTAGTACATGTGGTTGTGAGCACAATTGGAGCGTGTTTGAGCAG ATTCACACAAAAAGAAGGAATAGACTTGCACAAAAACGACTAAATGATTTGGTATTTGTGAAGTATAATCAAAAGATGAAGGCACGATATAATAAACGTGATGTTATTGATCCCATCTCCCTAGATGATATAGATGAAAGTAATGAATGGTTGTTGGGGGAAATGGGTGCTAAACCATCTATGAATGTTGAAGATGAGTTGGTTTTTGATGATGGTTTGACATAG